From a region of the Pseudomonas fulva 12-X genome:
- a CDS encoding AAA domain-containing protein, whose translation MTQASIVRYWHAVELLQPQAAPAIKKRDNNYEAFYHDISAATPITPWAANSAVARQAIRKDRVWSHTLFGHLYDSRDVARKLEELYGADEGYKEPQKRDSALFSIKFDASGHMIDDSLVLSSEAWFLGKAMSDKDWTRGFDDDQDTVRAKAKENLGGEVLDSGLIRLTNFIRKFLGLEDFFGPLSERSHRVRSMPINPRRPEQEDDPLNSFIMNDLADVGDRLAKGITSAPLDGYLSAHDLSKRLHISEDQNSESLIERLSPAHYSKGCWPAEGNLGLVHSQQLAVNTILTQLADSEGLLGVNGPPGTGKTTLLRDLIAAIVTQRADVLATFKRPSEAFLTDGLERANNGGKEQRSYKLNPKLYGYEIVVASSNNGAVENVTLELPQRDKIDKNWLDDADYFSELGELVTGKPAWGLISSALGSKAKRSQFVGRFFYGNRPGAGTEEAEPAITETSFEEIDGQALKEETAPDSGGAETQPEVTKRPQGFKAWLDEQIGLSGIADQRQRSWTSAVEDYKAAIRIADELSAGAAKISQIIQAIRKATHEVSQKEEALKQQVQKHAAVEAELADLQQRSLPVARNNLDQSSQALQNHRNSKPSFWANLLSLGGAYRQWLALLAPLQHQSALAEAAYKPLETMAARLRAEKMAQEKLSKNRHEELKHLREHAKLQFDKAKSLAIACQATHLLTWLETGVIGRGAQIELAEPWIIKDWRQARAKVFLKALQLHRTFFQIEAKRIQANLRFITDMLGGGRYSGISRDAIRSVWASLFMVVPVLSSTFASFARSFGSLEAGEIGWLLVDEAGQATPQAAVGALWRARRAVLVGDPLQLPPIISVSDATLEHMRKRFGVSTHWLPNRQSAQTLADQATPWGDLIGPQNSKSWVGLPLVVHRRCDRPMFDLANRIAYDGAMVYGTKAPSPEKETKAKLLTGWIHAAGMSTGNWVEAEGNALQQLLDGLKADGVPDSDISVITPFQDVRRRLKTMLPEKMTRGTIHTMQGKEAPVVIMVLGGNSSSPGARNWVVSTPNLLNVAVTRAKRRFYVIGDINDWPQRALFCEVMDLLPIQLPVEPLPSDLNLLINLQTRGTS comes from the coding sequence ATGACTCAAGCAAGTATCGTTCGTTATTGGCACGCCGTTGAGCTGCTCCAACCGCAAGCCGCTCCAGCCATCAAGAAGCGAGATAATAATTACGAAGCCTTCTATCACGACATTTCGGCAGCCACGCCAATTACTCCATGGGCTGCTAATAGCGCCGTAGCGCGGCAAGCGATTCGTAAAGACAGGGTGTGGAGCCACACGCTTTTCGGTCATCTTTACGATAGCCGGGATGTCGCCCGGAAATTGGAAGAGCTTTATGGCGCAGACGAAGGCTACAAGGAGCCTCAAAAGCGCGACTCGGCCCTCTTCTCGATCAAGTTCGATGCCAGTGGCCACATGATCGATGACAGTCTTGTACTGTCCAGCGAGGCTTGGTTCCTGGGCAAGGCAATGTCGGACAAGGACTGGACCCGCGGGTTCGATGATGACCAAGACACTGTCAGAGCAAAAGCCAAGGAGAATCTGGGCGGTGAGGTTCTGGATAGCGGCCTGATCCGCTTGACCAACTTCATCCGCAAATTCCTAGGACTTGAGGACTTTTTTGGGCCGCTGTCCGAACGCTCGCACCGTGTTCGCTCAATGCCTATTAACCCCCGCCGGCCAGAACAGGAAGATGACCCGCTAAATAGCTTCATCATGAATGATCTTGCCGACGTTGGAGATCGCCTAGCAAAAGGCATCACCAGCGCACCGCTTGACGGCTACCTAAGCGCGCACGATTTATCGAAGCGCCTTCACATTAGCGAAGACCAGAATTCCGAGTCGCTCATAGAGCGACTTTCTCCAGCCCACTATTCGAAGGGATGCTGGCCCGCCGAAGGAAATCTGGGACTTGTTCACTCGCAGCAGCTCGCTGTGAATACGATCTTGACCCAACTTGCTGACAGCGAGGGACTGCTAGGGGTTAATGGGCCTCCGGGGACAGGTAAAACCACTCTGCTGCGCGACCTTATCGCCGCCATCGTCACTCAGCGCGCCGACGTACTAGCGACGTTCAAAAGACCATCAGAGGCCTTCCTTACTGACGGGCTGGAAAGAGCCAACAACGGGGGGAAAGAGCAGCGTAGCTACAAATTGAACCCCAAGCTCTACGGCTATGAAATCGTAGTTGCCTCCTCCAACAACGGCGCAGTCGAAAACGTCACTCTGGAGCTGCCTCAGAGAGACAAAATCGACAAAAACTGGCTCGATGACGCGGACTACTTCAGCGAGCTTGGAGAGCTGGTTACGGGAAAGCCGGCCTGGGGTCTCATCTCTTCCGCACTGGGAAGCAAGGCCAAGCGAAGCCAGTTCGTAGGTCGCTTCTTCTACGGTAATCGTCCTGGGGCGGGGACCGAAGAAGCAGAACCGGCTATTACGGAGACCAGCTTTGAGGAGATCGATGGTCAAGCATTGAAGGAGGAAACGGCACCCGACTCGGGTGGCGCAGAAACTCAACCAGAGGTAACAAAACGGCCACAAGGGTTCAAGGCATGGCTCGATGAGCAAATCGGGCTTAGTGGGATAGCGGATCAGCGCCAGAGAAGCTGGACATCTGCAGTTGAAGACTACAAGGCCGCAATACGCATCGCCGATGAGCTCAGCGCTGGGGCGGCTAAAATTAGCCAAATCATCCAAGCGATCCGGAAGGCAACCCATGAGGTTAGCCAGAAGGAAGAAGCTCTGAAGCAACAAGTTCAGAAGCATGCAGCAGTTGAGGCAGAGCTGGCTGACCTGCAGCAGCGCAGCCTACCAGTTGCCCGCAACAATCTAGACCAAAGCTCGCAAGCATTACAGAACCATCGAAACAGCAAACCGAGTTTCTGGGCAAACCTGCTTAGCCTCGGGGGTGCTTACCGGCAGTGGTTGGCTCTGCTCGCGCCGCTCCAGCATCAGAGCGCACTTGCTGAGGCAGCATATAAACCTCTCGAAACGATGGCAGCAAGACTACGTGCCGAGAAGATGGCGCAGGAAAAGCTCAGCAAGAATAGGCATGAGGAGTTAAAGCACTTGCGCGAGCATGCCAAGCTGCAGTTCGACAAAGCCAAGTCTCTTGCCATCGCCTGCCAGGCGACCCACCTGCTTACTTGGCTCGAGACCGGAGTTATCGGTCGCGGAGCGCAAATCGAACTGGCAGAGCCTTGGATTATCAAGGACTGGCGGCAAGCCAGGGCCAAGGTATTCCTTAAAGCGCTTCAATTGCATCGCACCTTTTTTCAAATCGAAGCCAAGCGAATACAGGCGAACCTACGCTTTATTACCGACATGCTGGGCGGTGGCCGCTACTCTGGCATATCTAGGGATGCGATTCGTTCGGTGTGGGCTTCGCTATTCATGGTCGTCCCCGTACTAAGCAGCACCTTTGCATCTTTCGCCCGTTCGTTTGGTTCGCTGGAGGCTGGCGAGATCGGCTGGCTACTAGTCGACGAGGCCGGTCAAGCAACACCACAGGCAGCTGTCGGGGCCTTATGGCGCGCGAGACGAGCAGTGCTTGTAGGGGACCCTTTACAGCTCCCCCCGATCATAAGTGTGTCCGATGCGACGCTGGAGCATATGCGAAAGCGTTTTGGCGTGAGTACGCACTGGCTGCCCAACCGGCAATCGGCACAAACCCTTGCCGATCAAGCTACACCGTGGGGGGACTTGATCGGGCCACAGAACTCCAAGAGCTGGGTGGGACTGCCCCTGGTGGTACACCGCCGTTGCGACCGCCCCATGTTTGATCTTGCCAATCGGATAGCCTACGACGGCGCTATGGTGTATGGGACAAAAGCTCCCTCGCCTGAGAAAGAAACCAAAGCCAAGCTGCTCACCGGCTGGATTCATGCGGCGGGTATGTCCACCGGTAACTGGGTAGAAGCGGAAGGGAATGCGCTGCAGCAACTGCTGGACGGGCTTAAGGCTGACGGTGTGCCAGATAGCGACATTTCTGTCATCACGCCATTTCAGGACGTGCGTCGGCGGCTCAAAACCATGCTTCCCGAGAAAATGACCCGCGGCACCATCCACACCATGCAAGGCAAGGAAGCACCAGTGGTAATAATGGTACTTGGAGGCAACTCCTCAAGTCCTGGGGCTCGAAATTGGGTGGTCTCTACCCCTAATCTACTGAATGTCGCCGTCACACGCGCCAAAAGACGTTTCTATGTCATTGGAGATATCAATGACTGGCCTCAGCGAGCGCTCTTTTGCGAAGTAATGGATTTGCTACCGATACAGCTGCCGGTAGAACCTTTGCCGAGCGACTTAAATCTTTTAATCAATCTCCAAACACGCGGAACATCCTGA
- the hxsD gene encoding His-Xaa-Ser system protein HxsD yields MVWTQIIVIDESAYPLNVAQKAAYALAATVSILITRQDGCLHLTVTPADLRIDAPHLSESQARVLITRSLNDFALRQQIQLETSGLRELLAGVALREAGV; encoded by the coding sequence ATGGTGTGGACACAGATCATCGTTATCGACGAGAGCGCGTATCCGCTCAACGTGGCGCAAAAAGCTGCATATGCCTTAGCCGCGACAGTGTCGATATTGATCACTCGCCAGGACGGCTGCCTGCACCTAACCGTCACTCCAGCCGACCTGCGAATCGACGCTCCTCACTTAAGCGAATCTCAAGCTCGTGTCTTGATTACCCGCTCCCTGAACGACTTTGCCCTCCGACAGCAAATCCAGCTGGAAACCTCTGGCCTACGTGAGCTTCTAGCCGGCGTCGCGCTCAGAGAGGCTGGTGTCTAG
- the hxsB gene encoding His-Xaa-Ser system radical SAM maturase HxsB, protein MTAAILAREVGYKLLPFRFLRLDDTSPNNLLITAETGEYLFVSEQQLRQLVGKQLERGTPLYKDLLARHFIYEPHRHNPIAEIAAQYRSRKEFLFGGPALHLFVVTLRCNHTCQYCQVSRAPLGGSGHDMSPEHASHAVNRLFESPSPVLTVEFQGGEPLLAFDRIRQIVEEIAERNEHEKRSIQFVISSTLHHLTDEILDFAKTHSIQFSTSLDGPAFLHNANRPTPGKDAYERTLKGIQWVRERLGSDAVSALTTLTAKSLQHPYAIIDEYVLQGFNSIALRPLSPYGFAKKSSQRLDYSMAEYIDFYKTSLAYLIEINQQGAYLSEGYTSLLLNNVLTPFSSGYVDLRSPVGAGVGTLLYNYDGDVYPSDEARMLLEMGEDGLKLGHVAQPLQELLGSPVIDLLLSAGVAEALPGCSDCALVPYCGADPIEHFARQGDPIGHRAFSTFCQKNSELLTHLFRLLRDGDDDTQRVLLSWLARRSLGDLPVAGYRG, encoded by the coding sequence GTGACGGCAGCGATCCTGGCCAGGGAAGTCGGCTACAAGCTTCTACCTTTTCGGTTCCTCCGGCTGGATGACACCAGTCCGAACAACCTTCTGATCACCGCAGAGACCGGTGAGTACCTGTTTGTTTCTGAGCAGCAGCTTCGGCAGCTTGTAGGCAAACAGCTTGAGCGCGGCACCCCGCTCTATAAAGATCTCTTGGCCCGGCACTTCATCTACGAGCCGCACCGACACAACCCCATTGCAGAAATCGCAGCTCAGTACCGGAGTAGAAAAGAATTTCTGTTTGGCGGGCCGGCGCTGCATCTGTTCGTGGTGACGCTGCGCTGCAATCACACCTGCCAGTACTGCCAGGTGTCACGGGCACCACTGGGTGGATCTGGCCATGACATGTCGCCAGAGCATGCAAGCCACGCCGTGAACCGACTGTTCGAGTCGCCATCGCCCGTCCTTACCGTTGAATTTCAGGGCGGTGAGCCGCTTCTCGCCTTTGATCGCATCCGGCAAATTGTGGAAGAGATCGCTGAACGAAACGAACACGAGAAACGCAGCATTCAGTTCGTCATCAGCAGCACGCTTCACCACCTGACAGATGAAATTCTGGACTTCGCAAAGACCCACAGCATCCAGTTTTCTACGTCCTTGGACGGTCCTGCCTTTCTGCACAACGCCAACCGCCCTACCCCTGGCAAAGACGCCTACGAACGCACTCTCAAGGGTATCCAGTGGGTCAGGGAGCGCTTGGGGAGTGATGCGGTATCGGCGCTGACAACTTTGACGGCCAAGAGCCTGCAGCACCCTTACGCGATCATTGACGAGTACGTGCTGCAGGGCTTCAACAGCATTGCGTTACGACCGCTGAGCCCATACGGATTCGCGAAGAAATCCAGCCAACGCCTGGATTACTCGATGGCTGAATACATCGACTTCTACAAGACCTCGCTGGCCTACCTGATCGAAATCAACCAGCAAGGCGCCTACCTGTCTGAAGGCTACACGTCGCTTCTGCTCAACAACGTCCTGACTCCATTCTCATCAGGCTATGTGGATCTTCGATCTCCCGTTGGCGCAGGTGTAGGCACCCTTCTCTACAACTATGACGGCGACGTCTATCCCTCGGATGAAGCGCGCATGCTGCTTGAGATGGGAGAAGACGGTTTGAAATTGGGCCACGTGGCGCAGCCACTACAAGAGCTCCTGGGCTCGCCAGTGATCGACCTGCTCCTTTCCGCTGGGGTAGCTGAGGCGCTTCCGGGGTGCTCGGATTGTGCGCTGGTGCCTTACTGCGGCGCTGACCCCATTGAGCATTTCGCGCGTCAGGGCGACCCCATCGGTCACCGCGCATTCAGCACGTTCTGCCAAAAGAATTCAGAGCTGCTCACTCACCTGTTTCGTCTGCTCCGTGATGGTGACGACGACACGCAGAGAGTGTTGCTCTCCTGGTTAGCCCGGCGATCCTTAGGGGATCTGCCAGTAGCTGGCTACAGGGGGTAA
- a CDS encoding two-partner secretion domain-containing protein, with protein sequence MNRSYALVWNPSLATWTVAHEHARRRGKGAGAVLAAALMVGSTAFAADLPTGGQVVSGSGQITTPGANQMVIDQNSNKLAIDWQSFDIAPGNKVTFNQPGSDSIALNRVLGADGSKIMGQLDANGRVFIINPNGVLFGQGAQVNVGGLVASTLDISNSDFEAGNYKFKGDGSNHAVINNGTITATDGGAVALLGGTVSNNGVIVAKQGTVALAAGNKATLDFAGDGLLNVQVDEAVVDALVENHQLIKADGGQVVLTANAGDALLKTVVNNTGVIEAQTLGEKDGKIVLLGSFEGGTVQVAGTLDASAPKGGNGGFIETSGAHVKVADSAKVTTKAQDGKSGTWLLDPTDFTVSAGSSAASASGIGASTLAANLQNGNVTLQTVSSGSANGDINVDAAVSWSADTTLTLNAHGDLYLNAPITATGNSAGLALNYGGYVQNGSVAGSSDYHVNAPVTLSGSNASLNINGQAYTLIHSLADASLSAPGYYALAQDIDLGGVTRNSALFSSFNGKLAGLGHSFNNLTIAGASGYVGLFGTTGSNSLIRDVHLGNVSISGGYYVGGLAGYNQAAIKNVTVDGVVSGTSGGVGGLTGYNLGLIDSSAFNGSVNGQNTVGGLVGNNVSGTIRNSHSTGVTGGSSNTGGLVGFNDGGTLTNTYSTSNVSGTSMVGGLVGANQNAGTIKNSYASGTVIGTSFIVGGLVGMNYQSTITNTYATGSVTAQTSVGGLVGVNNPGGAAVTSSSVSNSYATGAVSGTNNVGGLIGANTGSVSNSSWDVGSTGQANAISNGGSGSVTNLTSFGSSGRYSHATYGSLGTWSLLAGTSNVYVASDGLGNPAWIMIEGQTRPFLASEYSTNISNAHQLQLMAYNLAADYRLSADIDASQTVGSTASGMWSSAGFSPVGESTGAFTGSLNGENHTISGLTIARGGQYYVGLFGSTGLGSQIGNLTLTGATVAGTAYVGGVAGNNAGTLSGISVNGNVSGTGNFVGGLAGYNEAGTVTGVQSSGSVVGSGGPYSGNYVGGLIGSNSGGTISASSSSSAVSGGSSVGGLVGNDYQGTYRNVSASGSATSTSSASGDHVGGMIGNANQSVIQSASASGDVIATTTHAGGLLGQASNVTLTNAQASGSVAGSTYVGGLIGRAVNGTVTNTSATGSVSGASYVGGLIGNIFSTNLSNAYAAGDVSGASFIGGLVGYNNRGVLAQSYATGFVAGTDFAGGLVGYNEAGSINAAYATGQVIGTQHLGGLVGYNESGTINASYATGDVGGSTAVGGLVGTNDNGTINRSFYAITDANGNAINTGSEFTGNTAGVGKTRAELARARTFTGWDTSLWTLPGVDASNPGYSFALPYLTGVTRESDIIRHLTPADDTPNLPSPNPSPSGSTVGQVTNNPSYIAVLASSSQSTSSESSQQESEFPLTADMLVTNPLDERLNLNIISNGIRLPEGI encoded by the coding sequence ATGAACCGTTCCTATGCCCTTGTCTGGAATCCGAGTCTCGCCACCTGGACTGTCGCCCACGAACACGCTCGACGCCGTGGCAAAGGTGCCGGTGCGGTTCTGGCTGCTGCCCTGATGGTTGGCAGCACCGCCTTCGCTGCCGACCTGCCGACCGGCGGCCAGGTGGTCTCGGGCAGCGGACAGATCACTACGCCCGGCGCCAACCAGATGGTCATCGACCAGAACAGCAACAAGCTGGCCATCGACTGGCAGAGCTTCGATATCGCCCCTGGCAACAAGGTGACCTTCAATCAGCCTGGCAGCGACTCGATTGCGCTGAACCGCGTACTCGGTGCCGATGGCTCGAAGATCATGGGCCAGCTCGATGCCAATGGCCGGGTGTTCATCATCAACCCCAATGGCGTGCTATTCGGCCAGGGAGCACAGGTCAACGTCGGCGGTCTGGTGGCCTCTACGCTGGATATCAGCAATAGCGACTTCGAAGCAGGCAATTACAAGTTCAAGGGCGATGGCAGCAACCACGCGGTGATCAACAACGGCACCATCACCGCAACTGATGGCGGCGCGGTGGCGCTGCTCGGTGGCACTGTCAGCAACAACGGCGTGATCGTCGCCAAGCAGGGTACGGTTGCATTGGCCGCCGGCAACAAAGCCACTCTGGACTTCGCCGGCGATGGCCTGCTCAACGTGCAGGTCGATGAAGCGGTGGTCGATGCCCTGGTGGAAAACCACCAACTGATCAAGGCCGATGGCGGCCAGGTTGTGCTCACTGCCAATGCTGGCGATGCATTGCTCAAGACCGTGGTCAACAACACGGGTGTGATTGAAGCGCAAACCCTCGGCGAGAAGGACGGCAAGATCGTTCTGCTCGGCAGTTTCGAGGGTGGAACCGTCCAGGTCGCAGGCACGTTGGATGCCAGTGCACCGAAAGGCGGAAACGGCGGTTTCATCGAAACCTCGGGCGCCCACGTCAAGGTGGCCGATAGCGCCAAGGTCACCACCAAAGCCCAGGACGGAAAATCTGGTACCTGGCTGCTCGACCCCACCGACTTCACTGTCAGCGCCGGCAGCAGCGCCGCGAGCGCAAGCGGTATTGGCGCCAGCACGCTGGCGGCCAACCTGCAGAACGGCAACGTCACCCTGCAGACCGTCAGCAGCGGAAGCGCAAACGGCGACATCAATGTCGATGCAGCGGTGAGCTGGAGCGCCGACACCACCCTGACTCTGAACGCTCACGGCGATCTCTACCTCAATGCGCCTATCACCGCCACGGGCAATAGCGCTGGCCTTGCACTCAACTACGGGGGCTATGTCCAGAACGGCAGCGTAGCTGGCAGTAGCGACTATCACGTCAATGCACCGGTCACCTTGAGTGGCAGCAACGCCAGTCTCAACATCAACGGCCAGGCCTACACGCTGATCCACTCGCTGGCCGACGCGTCTCTCAGCGCACCTGGCTACTACGCGCTGGCCCAGGATATCGACCTGGGCGGCGTCACGCGCAATAGCGCGCTGTTCTCCTCGTTCAACGGCAAGCTGGCAGGCTTAGGACACAGCTTCAACAACCTGACCATCGCTGGTGCCAGCGGGTATGTCGGTTTGTTCGGCACCACCGGCAGCAACAGCCTCATCCGCGATGTGCACCTGGGCAACGTCTCCATCTCCGGCGGCTATTACGTCGGCGGTCTGGCCGGCTACAACCAGGCCGCGATCAAGAACGTCACTGTCGACGGCGTAGTGAGCGGAACCTCGGGCGGCGTCGGCGGGTTGACCGGCTACAACCTGGGCCTGATCGATAGCAGCGCGTTCAACGGCAGCGTCAACGGACAAAATACAGTTGGCGGCTTGGTGGGCAACAACGTCAGCGGCACGATCCGAAACTCCCATAGCACCGGCGTGACTGGCGGTTCCTCCAATACCGGCGGCCTGGTCGGCTTCAACGACGGCGGCACCCTCACCAACACTTATTCCACCAGCAACGTGAGCGGTACCAGCATGGTCGGCGGTCTGGTGGGAGCCAACCAGAATGCAGGCACAATCAAGAACAGCTATGCCAGCGGCACTGTGATCGGTACCAGCTTTATTGTCGGCGGGCTGGTCGGCATGAACTACCAGAGCACCATCACCAATACCTATGCCACTGGCAGCGTCACCGCGCAGACCTCAGTAGGCGGACTGGTGGGTGTAAACAATCCGGGTGGGGCAGCCGTCACCTCCAGCAGCGTCAGCAACAGCTACGCCACCGGCGCTGTCAGCGGCACCAACAACGTCGGTGGGTTGATCGGCGCCAATACGGGAAGTGTCAGCAATTCATCCTGGGATGTCGGCAGTACCGGCCAGGCCAATGCTATCAGCAACGGTGGCAGTGGCAGCGTCACCAACCTGACCAGCTTCGGCAGCTCCGGACGCTATAGCCACGCCACATACGGGAGTCTCGGCACCTGGTCGCTGCTTGCCGGCACCAGCAATGTCTACGTCGCCAGCGATGGCCTCGGCAATCCGGCCTGGATCATGATCGAAGGGCAGACGCGGCCCTTTCTGGCCAGTGAGTACAGCACCAACATTTCCAATGCGCACCAGTTGCAGTTGATGGCGTATAACCTGGCTGCCGATTACCGCCTGTCCGCCGACATCGATGCCAGCCAGACCGTCGGCAGCACCGCTAGCGGAATGTGGAGCAGCGCTGGCTTCAGCCCGGTCGGCGAAAGCACTGGCGCCTTTACCGGTAGCCTCAATGGCGAAAACCACACGATATCCGGGCTGACCATCGCACGCGGCGGCCAATACTACGTCGGCCTGTTCGGCAGTACCGGCCTTGGTAGTCAAATCGGCAACCTGACTCTGACCGGCGCGACCGTTGCAGGCACTGCCTACGTGGGCGGTGTCGCCGGCAACAATGCCGGTACCCTCAGCGGCATCAGCGTCAACGGCAACGTGAGCGGCACCGGCAACTTCGTAGGTGGCCTGGCAGGCTACAACGAGGCCGGGACAGTCACCGGCGTGCAGAGCAGCGGCAGCGTGGTAGGAAGCGGGGGCCCTTACAGCGGCAACTATGTTGGCGGACTGATCGGCAGCAACAGCGGCGGCACGATCAGCGCTTCGTCCTCGTCGAGCGCCGTGTCCGGTGGGAGCAGCGTCGGTGGCCTGGTCGGCAATGACTACCAAGGCACTTACCGCAACGTAAGCGCCAGCGGCAGTGCGACCAGTACGAGCAGTGCCAGCGGTGACCACGTCGGAGGGATGATCGGCAACGCGAATCAGAGCGTGATCCAGAGCGCCTCGGCCAGCGGCGACGTCATCGCGACCACCACTCATGCCGGTGGCCTGCTTGGCCAGGCGTCTAATGTAACTCTCACGAATGCGCAGGCCAGCGGCAGCGTCGCTGGTTCGACCTACGTCGGTGGGTTGATCGGCAGGGCGGTCAATGGAACTGTCACCAACACGTCGGCGACCGGCAGTGTCTCAGGAGCTAGCTATGTAGGTGGACTGATTGGCAACATCTTCAGCACCAATCTGAGTAACGCCTACGCTGCCGGCGATGTCTCTGGTGCGTCGTTCATCGGCGGGCTTGTCGGGTACAACAACCGCGGCGTTCTTGCCCAGAGCTATGCCACCGGCTTCGTGGCCGGCACCGATTTCGCCGGTGGCCTGGTCGGCTACAACGAGGCTGGCAGCATCAACGCGGCCTACGCCACGGGCCAGGTGATCGGCACCCAGCATCTCGGCGGCCTGGTCGGCTACAACGAGAGCGGCACCATCAACGCCAGCTACGCCACCGGCGACGTGGGCGGCAGCACTGCGGTCGGCGGTCTGGTCGGCACCAACGACAACGGCACGATCAATCGAAGCTTCTATGCAATCACCGATGCCAATGGCAACGCCATAAACACCGGCAGCGAGTTCACCGGCAATACAGCGGGCGTTGGTAAAACCCGAGCCGAGCTGGCAAGAGCCCGTACCTTCACGGGATGGGATACCAGCCTCTGGACGTTACCGGGTGTGGATGCCAGCAACCCTGGCTACAGCTTTGCCTTGCCTTACCTCACGGGAGTGACCCGCGAGAGCGATATCATTCGCCACCTTACGCCAGCAGACGACACGCCAAACTTGCCAAGCCCAAACCCAAGCCCGAGCGGGAGCACTGTGGGGCAGGTGACCAACAACCCATCCTATATCGCCGTGTTGGCCTCTAGCAGCCAGAGCACTTCATCCGAGAGTAGCCAACAGGAATCGGAGTTCCCGCTGACTGCGGACATGCTGGTCACCAATCCACTTGATGAGCGCCTGAACCTGAACATCATCAGCAACGGCATCCGCCTGCCAGAAGGAATCTGA
- a CDS encoding DUF3883 domain-containing protein codes for MSDTQGDGAGFDILSFNDQTRHRFIEVKTTNGGLASSFLVSHNELEFSVLSLPGLSVQRRPASVHAEW; via the coding sequence GTGTCTGACACCCAGGGTGATGGCGCCGGCTTCGACATCCTGTCGTTCAATGACCAGACAAGGCACCGTTTTATTGAGGTCAAAACCACCAACGGCGGGCTAGCTTCCTCGTTTTTAGTGAGCCACAACGAGCTGGAGTTTTCAGTTCTATCTCTACCGGGTCTTTCAGTTCAGAGACGGCCCGCGTCTGTTCATGCTGAGTGGTGA